In one Streptomyces sp. NBC_01288 genomic region, the following are encoded:
- a CDS encoding class I adenylate-forming enzyme family protein, whose amino-acid sequence MPRTPQLLHEILDRAADRDPESAALSSRDRGLTYRELATATTAMAARLRREGLRRGDRIIVTASDGIGIAILVYAASRVGAVFSVLHEQVRGGPLEHVLRDCEPALLVSDDLDAGRTAAEHGVRSLVLDELVRTALDAATAEPAAPAGPNAPGVDPVSLIYTSGTTSLPKAVVSTHQQVLFAAIAIQECLEYRSDDVVYCPLPLSFDYGLYQVYLAALSGARLHLATVAEVGPPLLRSLEEAGATVLPSMPSVSDRLAWLLSRSSGGPSRLRLLTNTGAALSEPTMTALRAALPHLRIQVMYGLTECKRTAIMPPDGDLDHPGSCGLPLPGTEVFIVDDDGDRLPAGEIGQIVVRGPNVMAGYWRRPELTDERFPRTERLFPELHTGDYGWQDKDGYLYFSGRRDDLYKERGFRLSTTEVEAAATRVDGVTSAAVLPPEGKRTALLAVVADLTADQVREGMRDHIEPFKIPRRCVRLDALPTNGNGKVDRKKLAALIEQDPPASVTTEALQARLAH is encoded by the coding sequence ATGCCCCGCACTCCGCAGCTCCTGCACGAGATACTGGACCGGGCCGCCGACCGCGATCCGGAGTCGGCCGCACTGAGCTCACGCGATCGCGGCCTCACCTACCGGGAACTCGCCACCGCCACCACCGCCATGGCCGCCCGCCTGCGGCGCGAGGGCCTGCGGCGCGGCGACCGGATCATTGTCACCGCCTCCGACGGCATCGGCATCGCCATCCTGGTCTACGCCGCCTCGCGCGTCGGCGCCGTCTTCAGCGTGCTCCACGAGCAAGTACGCGGCGGGCCGCTGGAACACGTCCTGCGCGACTGCGAGCCCGCGCTGCTGGTCTCCGACGACCTCGACGCCGGACGGACCGCTGCCGAGCACGGCGTCCGCTCCCTCGTGCTCGACGAGCTCGTGCGCACGGCACTCGACGCGGCCACTGCCGAGCCTGCTGCCCCCGCCGGCCCGAACGCCCCAGGCGTGGACCCCGTCAGCCTGATCTACACCTCGGGCACCACCTCCCTGCCCAAGGCCGTGGTCAGCACCCACCAGCAGGTGCTATTCGCGGCCATCGCGATCCAGGAGTGCCTGGAGTACCGCAGCGACGACGTCGTCTACTGCCCGCTCCCGCTCTCCTTCGACTACGGCCTCTACCAGGTCTACCTCGCGGCCCTCAGTGGCGCCCGACTCCACTTGGCCACGGTCGCCGAGGTCGGCCCCCCGCTGCTGCGCAGCCTGGAGGAGGCGGGCGCCACCGTCCTGCCCTCCATGCCTTCCGTCTCGGACCGACTCGCCTGGCTGCTCAGCCGCAGCAGCGGGGGGCCGAGCCGCCTACGCCTGCTCACCAACACTGGTGCGGCGCTCTCCGAGCCCACCATGACCGCGCTGCGCGCCGCCCTGCCCCACCTGCGAATCCAGGTGATGTACGGCCTCACCGAGTGCAAGCGCACGGCGATCATGCCCCCCGATGGGGACCTGGACCACCCGGGCTCCTGCGGGCTGCCGCTGCCAGGCACCGAGGTCTTCATCGTCGACGACGACGGAGACCGGCTGCCCGCGGGAGAGATCGGCCAGATCGTCGTCCGCGGACCCAACGTCATGGCCGGGTACTGGCGCCGCCCCGAGCTGACCGACGAGCGCTTCCCGCGCACGGAGAGGCTGTTCCCCGAGCTGCACACCGGCGACTATGGCTGGCAGGACAAGGACGGCTACCTCTACTTCTCCGGCCGCAGGGACGACCTCTACAAGGAGCGCGGGTTCCGCCTCAGCACCACCGAGGTCGAGGCCGCCGCGACCCGGGTCGACGGAGTGACCTCTGCCGCCGTACTGCCTCCCGAGGGCAAGCGGACCGCGCTCCTCGCCGTCGTCGCGGACCTCACCGCCGACCAGGTGAGAGAGGGCATGCGGGACCACATCGAACCCTTCAAGATCCCGCGCCGCTGCGTCCGCCTCGACGCCCTGCCCACCAACGGCAACGGCAAGGTCGACCGCAAGAAGCTGGCCGCCCTGATCGAACAGGACCCGCCCGCCTCGGTCACCACAGAGGCCCTCCAAGCGCGCCTGGCCCACTGA
- a CDS encoding acyl carrier protein codes for MDRQHVVTALESALTDVLERPVTGLTGDVKLFADLHLDSTTMLEMLMFLEDSIGLVVDPEELDADDFVSVDTFTDFVLATQGEQVAA; via the coding sequence ATGGACCGCCAGCACGTCGTCACCGCCCTCGAGAGCGCCCTCACCGACGTCCTGGAGCGCCCCGTCACCGGTCTCACCGGCGACGTGAAGCTCTTCGCCGACCTGCACCTGGACTCCACCACCATGCTCGAGATGCTCATGTTCCTTGAGGACTCCATCGGCCTGGTCGTCGACCCGGAGGAGCTGGACGCGGACGACTTCGTCTCCGTGGACACCTTCACCGACTTCGTCCTCGCCACACAGGGCGAGCAGGTCGCGGCATGA
- the ectB gene encoding diaminobutyrate--2-oxoglutarate transaminase: protein MTLTQPDLSVFTSLESEVRSYCRSWPTVFNRAHGSRMYDEDGHEYLDFFAGAGSLNYGHNNPVLKRTLLDYLEHDGVTHGLDMSTTAKRTFLEYFQNTVLRPRDLPYKVMFPGPTGTNAVEAALKLARKVKGRESIVSFTNAFHGMSLGSLAVTGNAFKRAGAGIPLVHGTPMPFDNYLDGRTPDFIWFERLLEDQGSGLNQPAAVIVETVQGEGGINVARAEWLHALAQLCRRHDMLLIVDDIQMGCGRTGAFFSFEESGITPDIVTVSKSISGYGLPMSLCLFRAELDVWEPGEHNGTFRGNNPAFVTATAALNTYWSDDTLERQTRAHAQTIEATLHDTAAHHSGSAYRGRGMAWGLELADPRHAGRAARRAFELGLLVETSGAHDEVLKLLPPLTITTDDLDEGLRTVQRAVYETA from the coding sequence ATGACGCTCACCCAGCCCGACCTCAGCGTCTTCACGAGCCTGGAGTCCGAGGTACGCAGCTACTGCCGCAGTTGGCCCACGGTGTTCAACCGCGCGCACGGTAGCCGGATGTACGACGAGGACGGGCACGAGTACCTCGACTTCTTCGCCGGGGCCGGTTCTCTCAACTACGGCCACAACAATCCCGTGCTCAAGCGCACCCTGCTCGACTACCTGGAGCACGACGGCGTCACCCACGGCCTGGACATGTCCACCACGGCCAAGCGCACGTTCCTCGAGTACTTCCAGAACACGGTGCTGCGCCCGCGGGACCTGCCCTACAAGGTCATGTTCCCGGGCCCGACCGGCACCAACGCCGTCGAGGCCGCCCTCAAGCTGGCACGCAAGGTCAAGGGCCGCGAGTCGATCGTGTCGTTCACGAACGCCTTCCACGGCATGTCGCTCGGCTCGCTCGCCGTGACCGGCAACGCCTTCAAGCGGGCCGGCGCCGGCATCCCGCTGGTACACGGCACCCCCATGCCGTTCGACAACTACCTCGACGGCAGGACCCCGGACTTCATCTGGTTCGAGCGGCTCCTGGAGGACCAGGGTTCGGGCCTGAACCAGCCGGCCGCCGTCATCGTCGAGACGGTCCAGGGCGAGGGCGGCATCAACGTCGCCCGCGCCGAGTGGCTGCACGCCCTCGCCCAGCTCTGCCGCCGGCACGACATGCTGCTCATCGTCGACGACATCCAGATGGGCTGCGGCCGCACCGGCGCCTTCTTCTCCTTCGAGGAGTCGGGCATCACGCCGGACATCGTCACCGTCTCCAAGTCCATCAGCGGCTACGGACTGCCCATGTCGCTCTGCCTGTTCCGAGCGGAGCTCGACGTGTGGGAGCCGGGCGAGCACAACGGCACCTTCCGCGGCAACAACCCGGCCTTCGTCACCGCGACCGCCGCCCTCAACACCTACTGGAGCGACGACACGCTGGAGCGGCAGACCCGGGCGCACGCCCAGACCATCGAGGCCACGCTCCACGACACCGCCGCACACCACAGCGGATCGGCCTACCGCGGCCGTGGGATGGCCTGGGGCCTGGAGCTCGCCGACCCTCGGCACGCTGGGCGTGCCGCACGCCGCGCCTTCGAACTCGGGCTCCTCGTGGAGACCTCCGGGGCCCACGACGAGGTCTTGAAGCTGCTGCCCCCGCTCACCATCACCACCGATGACCTCGACGAGGGACTGCGCACCGTGCAGCGCGCGGTCTACGAAACGGCGTGA
- the ectA gene encoding diaminobutyrate acetyltransferase → MPTAASTEPNTAEKKRAVFRAPVPQDGPAVWKMVEDTPGLDSNSLYYYSLWFRDFADGSLVATVDDELVGFLTGYRRPEEPETYFVWQTAVNPRHGIPFLGVKLFQEAADQQVANGARYVEATVSAENKAIIMVLKQYAKKHSAPVETRVLFPSSLFADIEGHHDEVLYRIGPLTAG, encoded by the coding sequence ATGCCCACTGCAGCCTCCACGGAGCCGAACACTGCCGAGAAGAAGCGGGCCGTCTTCCGCGCACCGGTCCCTCAGGACGGACCCGCCGTGTGGAAGATGGTCGAGGACACTCCCGGCCTGGACTCCAACAGCCTCTACTACTACTCGCTATGGTTCCGGGACTTCGCCGACGGCTCGCTGGTCGCGACGGTGGACGACGAACTCGTCGGCTTCCTCACGGGCTACCGCCGCCCCGAGGAGCCCGAGACCTACTTCGTGTGGCAGACCGCCGTCAACCCGCGCCACGGCATCCCGTTCCTCGGCGTCAAGCTCTTCCAGGAGGCGGCCGACCAGCAGGTTGCCAACGGCGCCCGGTACGTCGAGGCTACTGTCTCCGCCGAGAACAAGGCGATCATCATGGTGCTGAAGCAGTACGCGAAGAAGCACTCGGCCCCCGTCGAGACCCGCGTGCTCTTCCCCAGCTCCCTCTTCGCCGACATCGAGGGCCACCACGACGAGGTCCTGTACCGCATCGGCCCGCTGACCGCCGGCTGA
- a CDS encoding cytochrome P450: protein MATQPTTLHLDISNAYFRMDSEEVRKTRDAHWYARTNWGIAVLRYEDSSALLKSPLLTQGSAKWPAQHGVVEGHFDEWWQKTLLVLEGGEHNRIRRLVNPAFSPRRIAPLHAKFQDLADGLVDEWIEDGRTEFASRFAAPYATRILCVLLGIDENDWKKIHELASTIGLGLGITIQENIARIDQAIVELTAYAESLVRSRRESPKGDILSTLVDARDEDAGKLSDKELINLIILLIFAGIDTTRNQLALSVEAFSKQPDQWEKLASDPERYSAAAVEEALRVNPIGRWISREAAETFQYKERTIEKGTTLHLFTMTSATDPAAFDDPDRIDLDAERSPHFAFGGGLHHCLGHFVARADIGVALSTLATRLTDLRVGEDAEWLPDSGNTGAVVLPITFTSRS, encoded by the coding sequence ATGGCCACGCAACCCACGACACTGCACCTCGACATCAGCAACGCCTACTTCCGCATGGACTCCGAGGAGGTGCGGAAGACACGAGACGCCCACTGGTACGCACGTACGAATTGGGGCATCGCCGTCCTGCGCTACGAGGACAGCAGCGCCCTCCTGAAGAGCCCCCTGTTGACGCAAGGATCGGCCAAGTGGCCCGCCCAGCACGGGGTCGTCGAAGGACACTTCGACGAGTGGTGGCAGAAGACCCTGCTGGTGCTGGAGGGCGGCGAGCACAACAGGATTCGCCGCCTGGTGAACCCCGCCTTCTCGCCTCGCCGGATAGCGCCCTTGCACGCGAAGTTCCAGGATCTGGCGGACGGCCTGGTGGACGAGTGGATCGAGGACGGGCGCACCGAGTTCGCGAGCCGGTTCGCCGCACCGTACGCGACCAGGATTCTGTGCGTGTTGCTGGGCATCGACGAGAACGACTGGAAGAAGATCCACGAACTCGCCTCTACGATCGGCCTCGGCCTCGGCATCACCATCCAGGAGAACATCGCCCGGATCGACCAGGCCATCGTCGAGCTAACCGCGTACGCCGAGTCCCTGGTCCGCAGCCGCAGGGAGTCCCCCAAGGGCGACATCCTGAGCACTCTCGTGGATGCGAGGGACGAGGACGCGGGCAAGCTTTCCGACAAGGAGCTCATCAACCTCATCATCCTGTTGATCTTCGCGGGCATCGACACGACCCGGAACCAACTGGCCCTGAGCGTCGAGGCGTTCTCCAAGCAGCCCGACCAGTGGGAGAAGCTGGCATCGGATCCCGAGCGCTACTCCGCCGCGGCGGTCGAGGAGGCGCTGCGCGTCAACCCGATCGGCCGCTGGATCTCGCGCGAAGCGGCGGAGACGTTCCAGTACAAGGAGCGCACGATCGAGAAGGGGACCACGCTCCATCTCTTCACCATGACGTCGGCCACCGACCCGGCCGCGTTCGACGACCCCGACCGCATCGACCTCGACGCCGAGCGCTCCCCGCACTTCGCGTTCGGCGGCGGACTGCACCACTGCCTTGGGCACTTCGTCGCCCGTGCGGACATCGGCGTGGCCCTCTCGACGCTGGCCACGCGACTGACCGACCTGCGTGTAGGGGAGGACGCCGAGTGGCTGCCCGACTCCGGCAACACGGGGGCGGTTGTGCTGCCCATCACGTTCACCTCGCGTTCCTAA